A genome region from Deinococcus sp. KNUC1210 includes the following:
- the metG gene encoding methionine--tRNA ligase, translated as MTQLSSTKQPFYITTAIDYANGAPHIGHVFEKILTDALARYHRLAGYPVYFVTGTDEHGEKIAKAAAKAGQTPQSFVDDLSLNAFKRLWDGLEISYDDFIRTTEARHRNYVQDVLARVHASGDIYYAEYEGLYSVGAERYVTEKELVNGVYPGDSAPPELRREANYFFRMEKYQAWLLSHLQQNPEFIQPAGYRNEVLEMLKEPIGDLSISRPKSRVPWGIELPWDSDHVTYVWFDALLNYLSAPASKGRPELFEHAWHVIGKDILKPHAVFWPTMLKAAGLPIYEKLVVHAHILAEDGRKMGKSLGNAIDPVALLDEFGADTLRYTLLRETNLGSDSPYGEGILVARLTADLANDLGNLLSRTLSMVQKYREGVLPAPGPQSERVRGIEKAARALPARVLELARDLKVNMALEAAMEFVRDLNRYIAESKPWELAKSESTANELDSVLYTAVEGLRVASVALEAAIPRKAKELRAQLGLSGQSYRLEAAWGLTPPGTLVQPGAVLFPKPEQPRAEQARPDAKDGSDQPTPKAKSAKIEQPEASAPAAPDATPAPSGPAEISIDDFARIDLRVALVVAAEVVPKADKLLKLTVQLGSVNGEVEERTVVSGIRAWFAPEDLVGRRVVVVANLKPVKLRGILSHGMILAAEDENGNLDVIGPKLELPGGTKVR; from the coding sequence ATGACCCAACTCTCAAGCACCAAACAGCCCTTTTACATCACCACGGCCATCGACTACGCCAACGGTGCGCCGCACATCGGACACGTCTTCGAGAAGATCCTGACCGACGCGCTTGCCCGCTATCACCGCCTCGCCGGATATCCGGTGTACTTCGTGACCGGCACCGACGAGCACGGCGAGAAGATCGCCAAGGCAGCAGCCAAGGCGGGCCAGACGCCGCAGAGCTTCGTGGACGACCTGAGCCTGAACGCCTTCAAGCGGCTGTGGGACGGGCTGGAAATCAGCTACGACGACTTTATCCGCACCACCGAGGCCCGCCACCGCAACTATGTGCAGGACGTGCTGGCCCGCGTGCACGCTTCGGGCGACATCTATTACGCCGAGTACGAGGGGCTGTACAGCGTGGGAGCCGAGCGCTACGTGACCGAGAAGGAACTGGTAAACGGCGTGTATCCGGGCGACAGCGCACCCCCGGAACTGCGCCGCGAGGCCAACTATTTCTTCCGCATGGAGAAGTATCAGGCGTGGCTGCTCTCCCATCTGCAACAGAATCCCGAGTTCATCCAGCCTGCCGGATACCGCAACGAGGTGCTGGAAATGCTGAAGGAGCCGATTGGCGACCTGAGCATCTCGCGGCCCAAATCGCGCGTGCCCTGGGGAATCGAGCTACCCTGGGACAGCGACCACGTGACGTATGTGTGGTTCGACGCGCTGCTGAACTACCTGTCGGCACCTGCCAGCAAGGGCCGCCCCGAGCTGTTCGAGCACGCCTGGCACGTCATTGGGAAGGATATTCTCAAGCCGCACGCCGTCTTCTGGCCCACCATGCTGAAGGCGGCTGGCCTGCCGATCTACGAGAAACTGGTGGTGCACGCGCACATCCTGGCCGAAGACGGGCGCAAGATGGGCAAGTCGCTGGGGAACGCCATCGACCCAGTGGCGCTGCTGGACGAGTTCGGAGCCGATACGCTGCGTTACACGCTGCTGCGGGAAACCAACCTGGGGTCGGACAGCCCATACGGTGAGGGTATTCTGGTGGCCCGCCTGACCGCCGACCTCGCCAACGACCTGGGCAATCTGCTGTCGCGCACGCTCAGCATGGTGCAGAAGTACCGCGAGGGCGTGCTGCCCGCACCGGGGCCGCAGTCGGAGCGGGTGCGCGGTATCGAGAAGGCCGCCCGTGCCCTGCCTGCCCGCGTGCTGGAACTGGCCCGAGATCTGAAGGTCAATATGGCGCTGGAAGCCGCGATGGAATTCGTACGCGATCTGAACCGCTATATCGCGGAGAGCAAACCCTGGGAACTGGCGAAGTCGGAGAGCACCGCGAATGAACTGGACAGCGTGCTGTACACCGCCGTCGAGGGGCTGCGGGTGGCGAGCGTGGCGCTGGAAGCCGCGATTCCGCGCAAGGCGAAAGAGCTGCGTGCCCAGCTGGGCCTGAGCGGGCAGAGTTACCGCCTGGAGGCCGCGTGGGGCCTGACCCCGCCAGGAACCCTGGTGCAGCCGGGCGCGGTGCTGTTTCCCAAGCCTGAGCAGCCCAGAGCAGAGCAGGCCAGGCCCGACGCGAAGGACGGCAGTGACCAGCCCACGCCGAAGGCCAAGTCCGCAAAGATCGAGCAGCCCGAGGCCAGCGCCCCCGCTGCGCCCGACGCGACGCCCGCACCGAGCGGCCCGGCAGAAATCAGCATCGACGACTTTGCCCGCATCGACCTGCGTGTGGCGCTGGTGGTGGCCGCCGAGGTGGTGCCCAAGGCCGACAAGCTGCTGAAACTGACGGTGCAGCTGGGCAGCGTGAACGGTGAAGTGGAAGAGCGCACCGTGGTCAGCGGCATCCGGGCGTGGTTCGCGCCCGAGGACCTGGTGGGCCGCCGCGTGGTGGTGGTCGCCAACCTCAAGCCGGTCAAGCTGCGCGGCATCCTGAGCCACGGCATGATCCTGGCGGCCGAGGACGAGAACGGCAACCTCGACGTGATCGGGCCGAAGCTGGAGCTGCCGGGCGGCACGAAGGTCCGCTGA
- the treS gene encoding maltose alpha-D-glucosyltransferase: MTQLADQQPPVSTPQQPEWYKTAVFYELSVRTFNDGNSDGKGDFPGLTARLDYLKALGVDCLWLLPFYPSPLRDDGYDVADYVNIHPDLGTLEDFKVFLRELHARGLKVVSDLVTNHTSDQHPWFQAARRGKTLPDGTPNPYYDYYVWSDTGTEYAGARIIFTDTETSNWTWDESAQQYFWHRFFSHQPDLNFDNPAVTEEMLRASRFWLDLGVDGFRVDAVPYLIEREGTNCENLPETHDVLKRIRRLVDEEYPGRLLLAEANQWPEDVVEYFGTEEHPEFHMCFNFPVMPRLYMSLKREDASSIRDIMERLPAIPSFGQWATFLRNHDELTLEMVTDDERAFMYAAYAPDPRMKINVGIRRRLSPLLDNDRRRLELLNAVLLSLPGSPILYYGDEIGMGDDLGLADRNGVRTPMQWDAGTNAGFSTAAPESLFFPVIKDNVYGFSRTNVDSQERDPGSMLHFTRRLLELRRQFPAFALGNLTFVNTGNPAVLAYTREHEGSTLLVVANFASSAQAARLELSQFNHKTPVTLVGGSAFPPITAEPYFLTIGQHDWYWLRLN; the protein is encoded by the coding sequence ATGACCCAGCTTGCAGATCAGCAACCTCCTGTTTCAACGCCCCAGCAGCCCGAGTGGTACAAGACGGCGGTCTTTTACGAGCTGTCGGTACGTACCTTCAACGACGGCAACAGCGACGGCAAGGGCGACTTTCCCGGTCTGACCGCCCGCCTCGACTACCTCAAGGCGTTGGGTGTGGACTGTCTGTGGCTACTGCCGTTTTACCCCAGCCCGCTGCGCGACGACGGCTACGATGTGGCCGATTACGTCAACATCCACCCCGATCTGGGCACCCTGGAAGATTTCAAGGTGTTTCTGCGCGAGCTGCACGCACGCGGCCTGAAGGTGGTCAGCGACCTCGTGACGAACCACACCTCCGATCAGCACCCCTGGTTTCAGGCGGCGCGGCGCGGCAAGACGCTGCCAGACGGCACGCCCAATCCGTACTACGACTACTACGTCTGGAGCGACACCGGCACCGAGTACGCGGGCGCACGCATCATCTTCACCGATACCGAGACGAGCAACTGGACCTGGGACGAGTCGGCGCAGCAGTACTTCTGGCACCGCTTCTTCTCGCACCAGCCCGACCTGAATTTCGACAACCCCGCCGTGACCGAGGAGATGCTCAGGGCCTCGCGGTTCTGGCTCGATCTGGGTGTGGACGGCTTCCGGGTCGATGCCGTGCCGTACCTGATCGAGCGCGAGGGAACGAACTGCGAGAACCTGCCGGAGACACACGACGTGCTCAAGCGCATTCGCAGGCTGGTGGACGAGGAATATCCCGGACGCCTGCTGCTGGCCGAGGCCAACCAGTGGCCCGAAGACGTGGTGGAGTATTTCGGCACCGAGGAGCACCCCGAGTTTCACATGTGCTTCAATTTCCCCGTCATGCCCCGGCTGTACATGAGCCTGAAGCGTGAGGACGCAAGCAGTATCCGCGACATCATGGAGCGCCTGCCCGCCATTCCCAGCTTCGGCCAGTGGGCCACCTTCCTGCGCAACCACGACGAACTGACGCTGGAAATGGTGACCGACGACGAGCGGGCGTTCATGTACGCCGCCTACGCGCCCGACCCGCGCATGAAGATCAACGTGGGCATTCGCCGCCGCCTGTCGCCGCTGCTCGACAACGACCGTCGCCGTCTGGAACTGCTGAACGCCGTGCTGCTGAGCCTGCCGGGAAGTCCGATTCTGTATTACGGCGACGAGATCGGCATGGGTGACGATCTGGGTCTGGCCGACCGCAACGGCGTGCGGACTCCGATGCAGTGGGATGCGGGCACCAACGCGGGCTTCTCGACGGCGGCTCCGGAATCGCTGTTCTTCCCGGTCATCAAGGACAACGTGTACGGCTTCTCGCGCACCAATGTCGATTCGCAGGAGCGCGATCCCGGCAGCATGCTGCACTTCACGCGCCGCCTGCTGGAACTGCGCCGCCAGTTTCCGGCCTTCGCGCTGGGCAACCTGACGTTCGTGAATACCGGCAATCCGGCCGTGCTGGCCTACACCCGCGAACACGAAGGCAGCACCCTGCTGGTCGTCGCCAACTTCGCTTCGAGCGCCCAGGCAGCCCGCCTGGAACTCAGCCAGTTCAACCACAAAACCCCCGTTACCCTGGTGGGCGGTTCGGCCTTTCCGCCGATCACCGCAGAGCCGTACTTCCTGACCATCGGGCAGCACGACTGGTACTGGCTGCGCCTGAACTGA
- a CDS encoding multidrug effflux MFS transporter, whose protein sequence is MSAVTSTKAAPTLGFTLLLGLIMAIGPLSIDLYLPAFPGIARELQASDGQVQYTLSVYLLGLALGQAAYGPVADKYGRRLPLLAGLLLYVAAALLCAFAPSVGTLTLFRGLQALGGAAGAVITSSVVRDRYEGKAAASLFSTLMLVTGVAPAIAPSLGTWLLTLMPWRMLFVVLASFAALALLLSSLWLPETLPRAQRAGVRLRDTAGVYLSLLRNRPFLAYSLASGFTFGALFAYISGSPFLFLQHLHVSAGLYAVLFGVNSLGLTLAAQANRALLRRFEPARVASWAALAAGVVAALLLSSALLHLLSVPLLSVLFFSLLCCVGMLMPNNAALALSSVQTRVGSAAALTGTIQMTLGGLSGTLVGALGGSQVVIMAMILVCVVGVLSCYAAVRRFR, encoded by the coding sequence ATGAGCGCGGTGACCTCCACGAAGGCCGCGCCCACGCTGGGCTTCACGCTGCTGCTGGGCCTGATCATGGCGATCGGGCCGCTGTCCATCGACCTCTATCTTCCCGCCTTTCCCGGCATCGCCCGCGAATTGCAGGCCAGCGACGGACAGGTGCAGTACACGCTGTCGGTCTATCTGCTGGGGCTGGCGCTGGGGCAGGCCGCGTATGGCCCGGTGGCCGACAAGTACGGACGCAGGTTGCCGCTGCTGGCCGGACTGCTGCTGTACGTGGCGGCAGCGCTGCTGTGCGCCTTCGCGCCGTCGGTCGGTACCCTGACGCTGTTCCGGGGGCTTCAGGCACTCGGCGGAGCGGCAGGAGCGGTCATCACCAGTTCGGTGGTGCGAGACCGCTACGAGGGCAAAGCGGCGGCCAGCCTGTTCTCGACCCTGATGCTGGTCACAGGCGTGGCCCCGGCCATCGCACCCAGCCTGGGCACCTGGCTGCTGACTCTGATGCCCTGGCGCATGCTGTTTGTCGTTTTGGCGAGCTTCGCGGCGCTGGCCCTGCTGCTGTCCTCGTTGTGGCTGCCGGAAACTCTGCCCAGGGCGCAGCGGGCGGGCGTGCGGCTGCGTGACACGGCAGGGGTCTACCTGTCGCTGCTCCGCAATCGCCCATTCCTGGCGTATTCGCTAGCCTCCGGCTTTACCTTCGGGGCGCTGTTCGCGTATATCAGCGGCTCGCCCTTTCTGTTTCTGCAACACCTGCATGTGTCGGCGGGGTTGTATGCCGTGCTGTTCGGCGTCAATTCGCTGGGTCTGACGCTGGCAGCCCAGGCGAACCGCGCCCTGCTGCGCCGATTCGAGCCCGCACGGGTGGCAAGCTGGGCGGCGCTGGCGGCAGGTGTGGTCGCTGCGCTGCTGCTCAGCTCGGCACTGCTGCATCTGCTGAGCGTGCCGCTGCTTTCGGTGCTGTTCTTCAGCCTGCTGTGCTGCGTCGGAATGCTGATGCCCAACAACGCGGCGCTGGCCCTGTCGAGCGTGCAGACGCGGGTGGGCAGTGCGGCGGCCCTGACCGGCACCATCCAGATGACGCTCGGCGGTCTGTCGGGGACCCTGGTCGGAGCGCTGGGCGGCAGTCAGGTCGTGATCATGGCGATGATTCTGGTGTGTGTGGTGGGCGTGCTGAGCTGTTACGCGGCGGTCAGAAGGTTCCGCTGA
- a CDS encoding Bax inhibitor-1/YccA family protein, with protein sequence MNSYLTSPAATEQVVRSFMGRTYSWMTAGLALTAIIAFLTANNPSALDWAYRNTFLLIIVQFGVVMFLSFAIQRVSSMVAGVLFMVYAAVTGITFSIILQRYTGADVTAAFATSALTFAGMSAFGYFTKRNLSAWGNFLLYALIGLVVAMIVNLFVASGPLGIVISLIGVVLFAALTAYDTNRLKAMALQGLQGELAEKGAIYGALQLYLDFINMFLFLLQLFGGSGRRN encoded by the coding sequence ATGAATTCCTATCTGACGAGTCCTGCCGCCACAGAACAGGTCGTCCGCAGCTTTATGGGCCGCACCTATTCCTGGATGACCGCCGGTCTGGCCCTGACGGCCATCATCGCCTTCCTGACCGCCAACAACCCTTCGGCTCTGGACTGGGCCTACCGCAACACCTTCCTGCTGATCATCGTGCAGTTTGGGGTGGTCATGTTCCTGAGTTTCGCCATCCAGCGGGTCAGCAGCATGGTCGCGGGCGTGCTGTTCATGGTCTACGCCGCCGTTACCGGCATCACCTTCAGCATCATCCTGCAGCGGTATACCGGCGCTGACGTGACCGCAGCCTTCGCCACGAGCGCCCTGACCTTCGCGGGCATGAGCGCCTTCGGCTACTTCACCAAGCGCAATCTCTCGGCCTGGGGCAACTTTCTGCTGTACGCCCTGATCGGTCTGGTCGTCGCGATGATCGTCAACCTGTTCGTCGCGAGCGGCCCACTGGGCATCGTGATCAGCCTGATCGGTGTGGTGCTGTTTGCCGCGCTGACCGCCTACGACACCAACCGTCTGAAGGCGATGGCGCTCCAGGGTCTGCAGGGCGAGCTGGCCGAGAAGGGAGCCATCTACGGTGCGCTGCAGCTGTACCTCGACTTCATCAATATGTTCCTGTTCCTGCTTCAGCTCTTCGGGGGCAGTGGCCGCAGAAACTGA
- a CDS encoding DinB family protein has product MSKTSKVWVPMVIAVGAAAAGAYAARGRGPEIREFFIRQTLERPVLNSSYAELAQRLERGGVELTARFERAGESAGNRKALRHIIGIERWGTARIERMNAGGPAAELDGHRSYKPPRDASWAELLADLQTTRAHTVDLARRLDTSPPAEGVTVPHNDLGDLTPKGWLRYLALHANIESRRVRSSGESGNLQLS; this is encoded by the coding sequence ATGAGCAAAACCTCGAAGGTCTGGGTGCCGATGGTGATCGCCGTGGGGGCCGCCGCTGCCGGTGCCTACGCAGCCCGTGGCCGTGGCCCGGAAATCCGCGAATTCTTTATCAGGCAGACGCTGGAACGCCCCGTCCTGAACAGCAGCTATGCCGAGCTGGCGCAGCGGCTGGAACGCGGCGGCGTCGAGCTGACAGCGCGGTTCGAGCGGGCTGGCGAGAGTGCCGGAAACCGCAAGGCGCTGCGCCATATCATCGGAATCGAGCGCTGGGGCACGGCACGGATTGAGCGGATGAACGCGGGCGGACCCGCCGCCGAGCTGGACGGGCACCGCTCGTACAAGCCGCCCAGAGATGCGAGCTGGGCCGAACTGCTGGCCGACCTCCAGACCACCCGCGCCCACACGGTCGATCTGGCCCGCCGCCTCGACACGTCGCCACCTGCCGAGGGCGTGACTGTGCCGCACAACGACCTGGGCGACCTGACCCCGAAGGGCTGGCTGCGCTATCTGGCGCTGCATGCCAACATCGAAAGTCGCCGGGTCCGCAGCAGTGGAGAATCAGGAAATTTGCAGCTCTCCTGA
- a CDS encoding acetyltransferase, with translation MTWLKPISIDEHAQSSYAAYFEELEARLKDPATVRPELVRDTLALALHGRPYSVLLADSPLLALNLDSRNITFEAEYYMATDHERFQRVKPLLWLWKSMDLSPMGQNPVFGIPLRRVLAGFIFNSVGRDFKCWQNVEFSVGYNMDVGNDVVVHRNVLLDDIGGIELHDGASVSDYVNIYSHTHSVLDGADVTLRRTVIGRGARLTYHSTILAGSVVSDDAMLATHALLRGDILPHGIAMGLPARVTRMKMRDTQPDEAAGYDVNSAQLVRVPDRKANPQFPDPTPNQTRLPDGDAALEARATRMKAALPKG, from the coding sequence GTGACCTGGCTCAAGCCCATCAGCATTGACGAGCACGCCCAGAGCAGCTACGCGGCCTATTTCGAGGAACTGGAAGCGCGGCTGAAAGACCCCGCCACCGTGCGCCCGGAACTGGTGCGCGATACGCTGGCTCTGGCACTGCACGGACGCCCCTACTCGGTGCTGCTGGCCGATTCGCCACTCCTGGCGCTGAACCTCGATTCGCGCAACATCACCTTCGAGGCCGAGTACTACATGGCGACCGACCATGAGCGCTTTCAGCGCGTCAAGCCGCTGCTGTGGCTGTGGAAGAGCATGGATCTCAGTCCGATGGGACAGAATCCGGTGTTCGGAATTCCGCTGCGGCGCGTGCTGGCCGGATTCATCTTCAACAGTGTCGGACGCGATTTCAAATGCTGGCAGAACGTCGAGTTCTCGGTGGGCTACAACATGGATGTCGGCAACGACGTGGTGGTTCACCGCAATGTGCTGCTGGACGATATCGGCGGCATCGAACTGCACGACGGCGCGAGTGTCAGCGACTACGTGAACATCTACAGCCACACGCACAGCGTGCTGGACGGTGCCGATGTGACGCTGCGCCGCACCGTGATCGGCAGGGGTGCCCGCCTGACCTACCACAGCACCATTCTGGCAGGCAGCGTGGTGAGTGACGACGCGATGCTGGCGACCCACGCCCTGCTGCGCGGCGACATCCTTCCGCACGGCATCGCGATGGGCCTGCCCGCCCGCGTGACCCGCATGAAGATGCGCGACACCCAGCCGGACGAGGCGGCTGGCTACGACGTGAACAGTGCACAGCTGGTGCGCGTGCCGGACCGCAAGGCCAACCCCCAGTTTCCCGATCCGACGCCCAATCAGACGCGCCTGCCAGACGGCGACGCGGCACTGGAAGCGCGTGCGACCCGCATGAAAGCGGCGCTCCCCAAAGGCTAG
- a CDS encoding multidrug DMT transporter, with protein MDTPIKKAGAMLAHLDLFHHMLHVRGLLQLAQHMEERGDRVTMVSPDSITLMGNGSDSAGAITTSKGATIEAGSAYTVLSTLKGHEAPEYAVTREELKALNARAVSDIEGSDAMRAFADTLTRVTAADGAAPERPAAPARPRRGAEAEAGQVSAEN; from the coding sequence ATGGATACGCCAATCAAGAAAGCAGGTGCGATGCTGGCCCACCTCGACCTCTTCCATCACATGCTGCATGTGCGCGGCCTGTTGCAGTTGGCGCAGCACATGGAAGAGCGCGGCGACCGGGTGACGATGGTGTCGCCCGACAGCATCACGCTGATGGGCAACGGCAGCGACAGTGCGGGGGCCATCACCACCAGCAAGGGAGCCACCATCGAGGCGGGCAGCGCTTACACGGTGCTCAGCACCCTCAAGGGGCACGAAGCGCCGGAATACGCCGTGACCCGCGAGGAACTCAAGGCGCTGAACGCCCGCGCCGTGTCGGATATCGAGGGCAGCGACGCCATGCGTGCTTTTGCCGACACCCTGACCCGCGTCACGGCGGCAGACGGTGCCGCGCCCGAGCGCCCCGCTGCGCCTGCCCGCCCCCGGCGCGGTGCCGAGGCCGAAGCCGGACAGGTGAGCGCCGAGAACTGA
- a CDS encoding alpha/beta fold hydrolase: MTSPDRDHSQKHEQEDIEHELLGADSDSDFGGDLDQDDYFDAPEDAGLERLNGADLYYEVEGPPDAPAVVFLHGGPGYNSYSFRALMGESLQAYRMVYTDMRGSGRSGPLSETEQGDAALDIDTLVADLEALREHLELERITPLGHGFGALVALEYGRRYPVRTAKVVVVNPWLHFPDLALTLLAEASAMRGADLEDPADRIKADTPEGEYPAVGEARLEAAFALVNARDLLNALQFIDAPTRMRLEYADVEGQLLGGGEVQQALVNQGLWSFEYPPFLMEQKRPVYVIAGTQDRTSYPEQVGWLEDLIQADVTLLNTGHYPWLDDEDGFLEALERAVLG; the protein is encoded by the coding sequence ATGACCTCTCCAGACCGCGACCACTCTCAGAAACACGAGCAGGAAGACATCGAACACGAATTGCTCGGCGCAGACTCCGACAGCGACTTCGGCGGCGACCTCGATCAGGACGATTATTTTGACGCTCCGGAAGACGCGGGCCTGGAGCGGCTGAACGGAGCCGACCTGTATTACGAGGTCGAGGGGCCGCCAGACGCTCCGGCGGTGGTCTTTCTGCATGGCGGCCCCGGCTATAACAGCTATTCGTTCCGGGCGCTGATGGGCGAGTCGCTGCAGGCTTACCGCATGGTGTACACCGATATGCGCGGCAGCGGGCGCAGCGGGCCGCTTTCCGAAACAGAACAGGGCGACGCCGCGCTCGACATCGATACCCTGGTGGCCGACCTCGAAGCGCTGCGGGAGCATCTGGAACTGGAACGCATCACACCGCTGGGGCACGGTTTCGGAGCGCTGGTGGCGCTGGAGTACGGACGCCGGTACCCGGTGCGGACCGCGAAGGTGGTGGTGGTCAATCCCTGGCTGCACTTCCCCGACCTTGCCCTGACGCTGCTGGCCGAGGCGAGCGCCATGCGCGGCGCAGACCTCGAAGACCCGGCAGACCGCATCAAGGCCGACACGCCGGAAGGTGAGTACCCGGCGGTGGGCGAGGCGCGGCTGGAAGCGGCGTTTGCGCTGGTCAATGCCAGGGACCTGCTCAATGCGCTCCAGTTTATCGACGCGCCCACCCGGATGCGGCTGGAATACGCCGACGTGGAAGGGCAACTGCTGGGCGGCGGCGAGGTGCAGCAGGCGCTGGTCAATCAGGGCCTGTGGAGCTTCGAATATCCGCCTTTCCTGATGGAGCAGAAACGCCCGGTGTATGTGATCGCCGGAACGCAGGACCGCACCAGTTACCCGGAGCAGGTCGGCTGGCTGGAAGACCTGATTCAGGCCGACGTGACCCTGCTGAACACCGGGCATTATCCGTGGCTCGACGATGAAGACGGGTTTCTGGAAGCGCTCGAACGGGCAGTGCTGGGCTAA
- a CDS encoding M23 family metallopeptidase — protein MRRLLVLTGLIVVLALLGALLWPQLQTALRYADLLRQPAPTAASLSDPLPGVRYADTWGGARSEGRRHEGVDIFAPRNTRIYAATEGVVSRIGEDRLGGRTVTVTGPGGYHHYYAHLERYPALKVGEWVTVGTVVGYVGDSGNAKGTPTHLHYGVYTPMWTAVNPYPLLRKD, from the coding sequence ATGCGTCGTCTTCTCGTCCTGACTGGTTTGATTGTGGTTCTCGCCCTGCTGGGAGCCCTGCTGTGGCCTCAGCTTCAGACAGCCCTGCGGTACGCCGATCTGCTGCGCCAGCCCGCGCCGACGGCGGCGAGCCTGTCGGACCCGCTGCCGGGCGTGCGCTATGCCGATACCTGGGGAGGTGCCCGCAGCGAGGGGCGCAGGCACGAGGGCGTGGACATCTTCGCGCCGCGCAACACCCGGATTTATGCGGCGACGGAGGGCGTGGTGTCGCGCATCGGGGAAGACCGGCTGGGCGGGCGCACCGTCACCGTCACCGGGCCGGGCGGCTACCACCACTATTACGCGCACCTGGAACGTTACCCGGCGCTGAAGGTCGGTGAGTGGGTCACGGTGGGAACGGTGGTCGGGTATGTGGGCGACAGCGGGAACGCCAAGGGCACGCCCACACACCTGCATTACGGCGTGTACACCCCGATGTGGACGGCTGTCAATCCATATCCGCTGCTGCGAAAAGACTGA
- a CDS encoding sodium:proton antiporter: protein MNVFALTSLLVSLTALCAYLNTRFLKLPVTVGVVIVGLLLAVVTSALAGLGVAPAREAVSMLAGVRFNDVLFQGVLSFLLFAGALGLNTDVLLKQRGAVLTFALVSTALSILLVGALVYLLLDVAGLHISPLLALLFGAIISPTDPVAVLDLLKRARVPARLESLIAGESLFNDGVGVVAFTILAALAFGSSHHEVTGVLDVLRLFLQEAVGGAFFGWLLGLAAWWLLRQVDDYLTEVLLTLAVVTGGNLLASWLGVSGPLAMVVAGLLIGRVRERGIVSDASRPHFDAFWHLTEEVLNVGLFVLIALEAVVVNFSLKGLLLGLACVVIVLAARAISVRLPMVVLRRHYEFTPFTSQVMTWGGLRGGIAVALAFSMPPGNTQTLFLVLTYVVVVFSIVVQGLSMGRLVAKVNESAEALKVREA from the coding sequence ATGAACGTGTTTGCTCTGACCTCCCTGCTGGTCAGCCTGACCGCCCTGTGTGCGTATCTGAACACCCGGTTTCTGAAATTGCCCGTCACGGTGGGCGTGGTGATCGTCGGCCTGCTGCTGGCGGTGGTCACGTCGGCCCTGGCCGGGCTGGGCGTGGCTCCGGCGCGGGAAGCCGTGTCGATGCTGGCAGGCGTCAGATTCAATGACGTGCTGTTTCAGGGCGTCCTGAGTTTTCTGCTGTTTGCCGGAGCGCTGGGCCTGAATACCGACGTGCTCCTGAAACAGCGCGGCGCGGTCCTGACCTTCGCACTGGTCTCGACGGCCCTGTCGATCCTGCTGGTCGGCGCACTGGTGTATCTGCTGCTGGACGTTGCCGGGCTGCACATCTCGCCGCTGCTGGCGCTGCTGTTCGGAGCCATCATTTCGCCCACCGACCCGGTGGCGGTGCTCGATCTGCTCAAACGCGCCCGCGTTCCCGCCAGACTCGAATCGCTGATCGCGGGCGAGTCGCTGTTCAATGACGGCGTGGGCGTGGTGGCCTTCACCATTCTGGCTGCACTGGCCTTCGGCAGCAGTCACCACGAGGTCACGGGCGTGCTGGACGTGCTGCGGCTCTTTCTTCAGGAAGCGGTGGGCGGCGCCTTCTTCGGCTGGCTGCTGGGGCTGGCTGCCTGGTGGCTGCTGCGGCAGGTCGATGATTACCTGACCGAAGTGCTGCTGACCCTGGCAGTGGTGACGGGCGGCAATCTGCTGGCGAGCTGGCTGGGCGTCTCGGGACCGCTGGCGATGGTGGTCGCGGGCCTGCTGATCGGACGGGTCAGGGAGCGCGGCATCGTCTCAGACGCCTCTCGACCGCATTTCGACGCCTTCTGGCATCTGACGGAAGAGGTGCTGAACGTCGGCCTTTTTGTGCTGATCGCGCTCGAAGCAGTGGTCGTGAACTTCTCGCTCAAGGGCCTGCTGCTGGGGCTGGCATGTGTCGTCATCGTCCTGGCGGCGCGGGCCATCAGCGTGCGGCTGCCGATGGTGGTGCTGCGCCGCCATTACGAGTTCACACCCTTCACCTCACAGGTCATGACCTGGGGAGGACTGCGCGGCGGTATCGCGGTGGCGCTGGCCTTCAGCATGCCGCCCGGCAACACCCAGACGCTGTTCCTGGTGCTGACGTATGTGGTCGTGGTCTTCTCGATTGTGGTGCAGGGCCTGAGCATGGGGCGACTGGTGGCAAAGGTGAACGAAAGCGCGGAAGCACTCAAGGTCCGGGAAGCCTGA